TACATATATATTATGTCAAGTTTGCCTATACTGTTCATTTTATGACTTGGTTAATAATCTGAAAGGATTCCATCAACTTTCAAGCAACTGTGAAATAAAAGCATTGAACATATATAGAAACTAGTATACTGAACAAAATACTTTAATTAGTTAGCCTGAATCTTGTACGtttctcttttattttcgttATTCCAAATGCGTAAACATTACCTTAACCCTACTCACACAAAGCATAATCGAAGAatattatatctatatatatatggtaATGAAAATGAGGCACAAGAATAATCCTTTTTATGATTTCTATTTTAGAGTTACTGGAGGATCGAACAGACAACTTTTTGATTTGATTCAAGCCACAACCTACTGCCATATCATATGACAAAAAGGACATTCTATGCTACACAATGCACCGGTGTAGCATCCACCCTTCTCAAATATATGCCCCACCCCAAATGAAGGGTATATCATCCACGTTACTTGGTGGATGATAGAATATCCCCTGATAAAAAGCgttgctttatttttttttttttacttttttgtaTAAGTATCTAACTTTTTCACATGATTCCCTTTTGGCAGTTAAGGCGCAAGACTTGGTACTTCTCGATACAATCAATCTTcttgaataatttcattaaCCGGAAACAGTCTAAAAAAAAATCCCTTTGAGTTGTTCGAaatgtttttaaacaaaaaaaacgaAACGTAAACAAAGCTTAGCAGTGATAATTAAGCTTTATACTTCAAAGTTCTTATATCACTCAAGACGACAAATTAATCTTAGCAGTGAAATTATACAGCGAGCACCCGCATATTCTCTAGTCACTGGTGCAGAGCATGGATAACCTAAGAAAAAACTAAGTAAACccaagaaatcattcagaatcaTCTGAACACTGACAAACAGGAAGGTAATAAGTATCCAGCTGCCAATACTTGTGTTTCACACCCTCCCAGGTATCTTCCCCTAGACAGTCCTTCACTGGTAAGGGTATCAACTGTGTGAAGTAACCCAAATGCTCAAGTTCCAGAGCTACTAGCTGACAATAAACCATGTGAAAGAAGGCGTTACTGCCACAAAACCCATTGAAGAATGAATATATTCCTCCAGGCTCCAATAAGTGAGGAAGATGGTGGTGAAACTCTCTCATATCTTCATAATACTCCCCGTACGTGTCAAAAAATATCCCTGCAAAATAACAAATATGTAAAGTAAGTCGTTTAAGTCCGAAGTACTTGATATACCATTAAAGTTTACATCAGATTGAAATTTATACACGATGAAGTGCTTAAATGCTAACTGGTCTAATTCAGAACATCAGAGCACACAATATTCTTCTGCATCTCCTATAATAGAAAGCAACCACCAAAGATAATTATATGGGTATTTTTACCGTCGTATGATTTGAGTTGAGAAAGAACATCCTGCCAGCGACCAAATATTATCTTCACGTTCTTCTTTTCACCCCACCCAGTCAGAAGCATCCGATTATAAACCTCTGGGTGAGCTTCGATGATAGTATGTGACAAGGGTTTGTATTGCTGAATTGCAGTATCCACAAGACCCATGCCAAAGCCGATGTTTAATACATGCCCACCTCCAGAGCAAATAGTTTTTGCATGAGCTTCCATGAGTGGCTTTTCCCAAGCCATCATAACTGCCTTGCTTTCTCTGTCCATCACCTTATCCTCACTAAAAGTAACTCTGTCATCCAGATAATCCCCATTAGGGTTAGCCTTTGCACTGTCTTTTCTTGCAATTGTTCCAAGAATTAATTCGGCCTGTATCCCTATTAAATAACTGAAAACCTTGTAATTAGGTGAATCAACTTTTTTCAGAAGAAGGTAACCAATTGAAAATTGCAAGAACTGTATTTGCAGAAGGCACTAATCCAAAAGGTAAGATTTTTACCGCTGCTAGCTACATAGCATAACCACTGTGCAAGAAAAATAAAGCAGCTGCAGAATTTCATAATTCTGGAGAATCATGCAAGCAGTCAATACGATTGTTCCAACTTTGAAATATGTCTAATAGTTATACAATATTCCTGGACAAACAAAACGTTAATTTGTAAATGGCTATATGATGCCTATATATGGTCAGAAGCCTGCTGTTAGATCACAGTCAATAGCTACAGCAATGTGAGTTGTTCAACCGCAGAGCGGCCACGTAACCCATGATCGTCCACATCTATATTTTTGCAGGGAGGAATCCACAAGTGGAAGGTTATGAATGCTACTCATTTACGGTTTCACCAACAAAAAGTCAGATAATATCGGTAACAGGCTACATATACTAGGGGCGGACCACAAAATTTGAAGGGGTTAATCATTGAGGTGGATCGAGGGCAGCAAGTTAATGTAATCCAGTGGGCAAAACTcgaatcttttaaaaaattatacacaaagattcaatttttttatcacGAGGCCAATCTGATGTCCCTCTTATGGACTTCTCTTGTGGATCTGTCCGTGTGTACCATCTCCCAAGCTCCATAAGCATTTTGCCACCAACTGGGTTTACCACAACCCTAAAAGCAGGAAGTGGACGAAGGTGGGGGGCAGTTGCCTCTCTCCCTCGTAATCTTTTGAAAGCGCTTGtacatttttcaaataaaaggaTGATTTCGCCCCAGTAAAATTGTGATATATGATGACACAACTATAGTTGATGTTACTAGATAAAACTTATGTGCAAATGCAATGacttaacaactaattaaatagCAACTAAAAAACGACCCCGATTTACAATGTTTAACGTATTTGTCCAAAGAAACAGCAACCAACCCAGCATACAAAGGGGGAAAAACAAATACTTCAATAACCTTATTCTAACTTCAACAAAAAAATCTCAAATGTAAGGAAGACAAAATGAATCAAGCACTAAAATGTGGTAATTCTGTCATAAAGGACCTGCATTGAGAAGGATATCGAAGGAGGATTGATGGCCACTTTCCATGGCGAAGTCTCCAGCGGAGAGATTCGAAGGGGAAAGTGCATTCCAAGGGGCACCGGCGTCGAGGAGCGCCGTCACCACCTCCGCCCAGCCATTTTTGGCGGCGTACATCAGCGGCGTTAGACCATCCCGGTCGAAGTAGGTGACATCAGCTCCAGATTTAAGCAAAGATGCTACCTTAAAAACGTCGCCGGTTCGAGCCGCCGCGCAGAGTGATTCCTCCTTGTTCTCCTCCATTGCTGTGGTTGCTTGGTTTGGCTTCAACTTGATTGTctgcataataataataataaactagCGGGCTGCACAGCTGTATGTATGAACCAAGagaaatatgaataaaaaattttcaagcTGAAACAAAAGCAATATCTTGCTGCAATTAAAgtagttttcaaaaaaaattgaatgacaGATGCTGATGCCATTGTTATTCTCTTCATTCATCCATAACTTAATATGATACACCTTAATTATGCTCCTTAATAATTGTACACATCAACAAAATGTACTTCCTAAagatataaaacaaaaatataaaaacataaaaaaaattaagaaaaaggtGCCGAAAACTAAACTTGGTGATTAATTCAATATAGAGAAAAGTGACAGAAGAAATATGGTTTTAGGTTTTTAGAAACAATCAATTTATGGTGGTGAAGAAGTATGTAGGTCTAGCGAATGAGTCGAGAGAAGAATTTGCAATATTAGTAGAGAATAAAGCAAAATATTTTACAGAGTTTTGTAAGTGAGGtaaatcttttgataatttGTGCCCATAAACACACATAAATAGGCTTGTTCAAACTCTTGTCAGTGAAAAAATTAACACATCAGTAGGGTTATTCAGTGAAAGAATTACACATAACTAAGGTCATTCAAGCCCTTGTGAATGAGGAAATCGCGATTCTTCTAAATTGTCATTCAAAAAGTACACAAAATAGCTCAAATCCAAACATTTAATGGGTTAACAATTTTGCTAGCAATATCATCCTGTACCTGATAAAGGTTGGTCTTTTGTCACTGGGTTTCCACAATTCAGCGGTTTTTTCAACGTAGAACGAAGCTTCGAAAGATATTCACCTGAGAAATAGACTGTAATCAGAACATGCATACGATGAAGATAAAGTTTTTTTGGAAGATGAAGAGTGGTagcatgttaaaaaaaaatgctaGTACGAACTCAATGCCGtctattattttcaatatttcatCCCAGGTAGACATACCTATATTTATTTATCCCATAATTGAAAGTCGTTTCCAAAATTAAATCATCATTCGAAAATCATACTTGTTTGAAAAAAACTACGGATTGATGGCAATTATACTTGGATCCATTTGAACAGCATTGTCAGTTACAAGCAAAATTAGAGGAATACTTTGTTAGCAATTTTAAGACAGAGAATTGCACCCATTACTAAGATAACATCAAAAACATTTTTTCCTCGATTGTTAAAGACCTTTTCCAGATTTCATGAATAAAATCCGACGCTAAAAACAACAGAGTAGGAAGCACATATCAAGCTTCAAGTATAAATACTATAACTCAATTCTTAtagaagcattttatcaaacagtTGAAGTTCAGATTAAATAAAAATCGATAAGTGGTCTACAAAATTTGAATCCCGTCTAAAAGCATCCAAATAATCATGAAAATCAAGTAAAGTACTCGAAAACACACCATATAAATCCGTCGGAAGTTCACAATGACATGAAGTTGTGAATGCAAAATGTTTATGATGCGCGTAAAATAGAAGCAAATGGAGAAATCGTGAGAAGAAGAAAAATCCACCAACTTCAGATTCATGGCGTTGAAATTTCAAGCTGAAGATCAATTAAACAAATCCCGAGAATGGAGAAATGATTGATGTTGCTGTGTCATTGAAAGGAAATCTGTCGACAGTTACATGTGGGGAAGGTGTGGGAAATGctgaaatttttaaagttgaatataaatatgaaatgaattttagtatttctaattttaattaaaatattttatttattttatgacaaaaaaaaaaatcattgctaatataatatatattagatCATAATCCATTGCTGGTCAAAGGCACACTAATCTTGACTGCTAAGCCAACGGAAACCGCAATCGATATCAGCTGCAGCGCCACGAGGcgataaatatgatattttcttGGCTAAAAATATCGCCAAAATCCAGATTCGAGAAATATAGAACGCCAGCTTTTCGATGGTTTTGATTTTCTCCAATTTCCTTTGTT
The DNA window shown above is from Primulina huaijiensis isolate GDHJ02 chromosome 12, ASM1229523v2, whole genome shotgun sequence and carries:
- the LOC140990731 gene encoding protein arginine N-methyltransferase 2; protein product: MEENKEESLCAAARTGDVFKVASLLKSGADVTYFDRDGLTPLMYAAKNGWAEVVTALLDAGAPWNALSPSNLSAGDFAMESGHQSSFDILLNAGIQAELILGTIARKDSAKANPNGDYLDDRVTFSEDKVMDRESKAVMMAWEKPLMEAHAKTICSGGGHVLNIGFGMGLVDTAIQQYKPLSHTIIEAHPEVYNRMLLTGWGEKKNVKIIFGRWQDVLSQLKSYDGIFFDTYGEYYEDMREFHHHLPHLLEPGGIYSFFNGFCGSNAFFHMVYCQLVALELEHLGYFTQLIPLPVKDCLGEDTWEGVKHKYWQLDTYYLPVCQCSDDSE